A region of the Thiomicrorhabdus sp. genome:
AGCATCTGGTTCAGCTGCCCAAAGTCAAATTGAAGTTAAACACTCTGGTGTCGTTAAGTGGGATAACATCAAAGCAATCAAGAACTCTGATAAACAAATTATTGTTACGTCTCGTTCTGGTGAGGTTTCTGTAAGTGATGAAGCTGGTCGTGAACAAGAGCGTTATAAGATTGCTTATGGTACAACTTTGAATGCAGAAGATGGCGGTAAAATTACTTCTGGTGAGATTCTTGCACAATGGGATCCACACACTCACCCAGTTATCACTGAAGTAGAAGGTAGTATTGCTTTCGGTAACTTTGAAGGAACTGTAGAAGAGCGTGTTGATGAATTAACAGGTTTAACTACTCACGTGGTTAAGGATGCAAAAGAGCGTATGTCTTCTGTAAAAGAGACACGTCCATATATTGCAATTGTTGATACAGCTGGTGAAGCGGTATGCTTTACAGGTACGCAAACTCCTGCTTTATATTACCTACCAGAAAACGGTATTGTTGTTGTACAAGAAGGTGGAAAAGTGGGTGCGGGTGATGTTCTTGCACGTATCCCTCAAGCTTCTTCTAAAAACAAGGATATTACTGGGGGTCTACCTCGAGTGGCTGACTTGTTTGAAGCTCGTCAACCTAAAGAGCCTTCAATCATGGCAGAAGTTTCTGGTGTGGTTGGTTTCGGTAAAGAAACTAAAGGTAAGCAGCGTCTTGTTATTACACAGGATAGCGGTGAACAGTATGAAGCACTTATTCCTAAATGGCGTACAGTTTCAGTCTTTGAGGGTGAGCGTGTAGAACGTGGTGATGTTGTTGTCGATGGTAACCCAAACCCACATGACATCTTACGTTTATTAGGTATTGAAAAATTGGCAGAATACATTGTTGACGAAGTACAAGATGTATATCGTTTACAAGGTGTAAAAATCAATGACAAACATATCGAAACGATTGTTCGTCAAATGTTAAGAAAAGTAGAAGTTAAGAACTCTGGTGATACTGGCCTAATTAAAGGTGAGCAAGCTGAGTACTCAAATGTTCTAGCATTAAATGAAAAAGCTCGTGAAGAAGGTAAAGTAGAAGCAAGTTTTGAACGTGTATTACTTGGTATTACTAAAGCTTCATTAGCGACTGAATCATTTATTTCAGCAGCATCTTTCCAAGAAACAACTCGTGTATTAACAGAAGCCGCAGTAAGTGGTAAACGTGATACTTTAGTTGGTTTGAAAGAAAATGTTATTGTTGGTCGTTTAATTCCAGCAGGTACAGGTTTCGCCTATCACCTAGCTAGAAAAGCAGCCGCAGAAAAATCAATGAACGAGCTTCAAGCATTTATGACTAAAGATAACTCTGAAGTTGTAGAAGATGTTGAAGAAGCAGTAGTTGAAAATGTAATTGAGAATGAAGGGGTTGATGCCTAAGTTAAATAAATTCAAGTAGTTAATGCTTGACTTATTGACTTTAGGTCTCTAAAATCCTCATTCCTAATTTGTAGGTCTGGTAATGTACCAGGCCTGCACTTTCGTATATGTAAGAGTTAATCTCAAATTTGGAGAAAATTTAATGGCGACTATTAACCAGTTGGTGCGTAAGCCGCGTAAAGATAAGCGTAAAGTTTCTAACGTTGCAGCGTTGCAGGCATGTCCTCAACGTCGTGGTGTTTGTACGCGTGTTTATACAACAACCCCTAAGAAGCCTAACTCTGCTCTGCGTAAAGTTGCGCGTGTACGTTTAACGAATGGTTATGAAGTAGCCTCTTATATTGGTGGTGAAGGTCATAACCTTCAAGAGCACTCGGTTATCCTTATCCGTGGTGGTCGTGTAAAAGATTTACCTGGTGTGCGATATCACACAGTTCGTGGTGCATTAGATTGTGCTGGCGTTTCTGATCGTAAACAAGGTCGTTCTAAGTACGGTGCAAAACGTCCTAAAGGTTAGTAATTAACTTTTAAACATACGTTTTGCAACAATTTGTGTTCAATTTATACCGGAAGAGTTAAGAATGGCAAGAAGAAGAGAAATACCAAAGCGTCAGGTTCTACCTGATCCTAAGTTTGGTGATACAACGTTAACAAAATTCGTTAACATGATTATGGTTAGCGGTAAAAAAGCCGTTGCTGAAAAAATCGTTTATGATGCTTTAGATGTTTTAGTCGAGCGTAAAAAAGGTGGCGATCACGCTGCTTTATTAAGAGAAGCATTAGATAACATCGGTCCGATGGTTGAGGTTAAATCTCGCCGTGTAGGTGGTGCGACTTATCAGGTTCCTGTTGAAGTACGTCCAGACCGTAAAACTGCGTTAGCTATGCGTTGGCTTGTAGAAGCTTCACGTAAGCGTAGTGAAAAAGGTATGATGCTAAGATTAGCTGGTGAGTTAGGTGACGCACTAGAGAATCGTGGTTCTGCTATCAAGAAAAAAGAAGATACCCATAGAATGGCTGAGGCTAACAAAGCCTTTTCACATTTCCGTTGGTAATCTGAAGAGGGCCCTAATTAGGGCCTTTGTTATTTATGTTTTAACGAAAAGGTTAATAAAGTGGCACGTACAACCCCTTTAGATAGATATCGTAATATCGGTATCATGGCCCACATTGATGCGGGTAAAACAACAACAACAGAACGTATTCTGTACTATACCGGTGTATCTCACAAAATTGGTGAGGTTCATGACGGTGGTGCGACTATGGACTGGATGGAACAAGAACAAGAACGTGGTATTACCATCACTTCTGCAGCGACTACTTGTCACTGGAGTGGTATGGCTAAGCAATACCCACAGCACCGTATCAATATCATTGATACTCCGGGGCACGTTGACTTCACAATCGAAGTTGAACGTTCTCTACGTGTATTAGATGGTGCAGTAACTTGTTTCTGCTCTGTATCAGGTGTTGAGCCACAGTCTGAGACTGTATGGCGTCAGGCTGATAAATATGGTGTACCTCGTATGGGCTTCGTCAATAAGATGGACCGTGCAGGTGCAAACTTCCTAAACGTTAACCAAATGGTTATTGATCGTTTAGGTGCTACACCAGTTCCTATGCAGTTACCAATTGGTGCTGAAGAAACTTTTCGCGGTGTTGTTGACCTAGTTAAAATGAAAGCAATCTATTGGGCCGAAGAAAACATGGGTATGGAATATACTTATGAAGAAATTCCTGAAGATATGGCTGATCTTGCGGCAGAATGGCGTGAGAAAATGGTTGAAACTGCTGCTGAAGCTTCTGAAGAACTTATGGATAAGTATCTTGATGAAGGTGATCTTTCTGAAGAAGACATTAAAGCTGGTATTCGTCAACGTTGTATTGATGTTGAGATTGTTCCAATGTTTTGTGGTTCTGCCTTTAAGAACAAAGGTGTTCAGACGTTACTTGATGCAGTAATTGATTACATGCCTGCTCCAATGGATGTTCCTGCGATTCAAGGTGAACTTGAAGATGGTACTACTGCTGAGCGTCATTCAACAGATGATGAACCTTTTGCTTCATTAGCGTTCAAAATCATGACTGACCCATATGTTGGTACTTTAACATTCTTCCGTGTTTATTCTGGTGTGTTGGCCGCTGGTAGCCCTGTATATAACTCAGTAAAAGCTAAGCGTGAGCGTGTTGGTCGTATCTTGCAGATGCATTCAAACTCTCGTGAAGAGATTAAAGAAGTACGTGCTGGTGATATCGCCTGTGCAGTAGGTCTTAAAGATACAACAACGGGTGATACATTATGCGATCCTGATAACCGTATTATTCTTGAGCGTATGGAATTCCCTGAGCCAGTTATCTCGATTGCGATTGAGCCTAAAACTAAGGCTGACCAAGAGAAGATGGGTATTGCTCTACAGAAGCTTGCTGCTGAAGATCCTTCATTCCGCGTACACTCTGATGAAGAAACGAATCAAACAATTATCTCTGGTATGGGTGAGCTTCACCTAGATATCATTGTTGACCGTATGAAACGTGAGTTCAGTGTTGAAGCTAACGTTGGTGCACCACAAGTATCTTACCGTGAAACAATTAAAACTGCGGTTGAAGCTGATGGTAAATTTGTACGTCAGTCTGGTGGTCGTGGTCAGTATGGTCACGTTGTATTCAAAATCTACCCACGTGAAGCGGGATCTGGATTTGAGTTTGTTAACTCTATCGTTGGTGGTGCTGTACCTCGTGAATACATTGGTGCAGTTGAAAAAGGTGCTAAAGCACAGCTTGAAAGCGGTGTAATCGCTGGCTTCCCAATGGTTGATGTAGGGGTTGAGCTTATCGATGGTTCATACCATGATGTTGACTCAAACGAAATGGCATTCTCTGTAGCAGCTGGTATGGGTATTAAGAATGGTACCCAGCAAGCTAACCCAGTTATTCTTGAGCCTATTATGGCTGTTGAAGTTACTACTCCAGAAGAGTACATGGGTGATATCATTGGTGACCTTAACCGTCGTCGTGGTATGGTTTCAAGCATGGATGATATTCCAACCGGTAAGTCAATCAAAGCTGAAGTTCCACTTTCAGAGATGTTTGGATATTCAAACTCAATGCGTTCATTAACTCAGGGGCGTGCTAACTACAGCATGGTGTTTGAGAAATATAATGATGCACCACGTAATATCCAAGAAGAAATCATTGCAAGTGCTAAAAAAGGCTCTTAATCTTTTTATATAAATTTATGGCTCGCTTTAATAGTGAGCCTTTGCTTAATATAGGTATTTTAAAATGGCAAAAGAAAAATTCGAACGCGCGAAATTGCATGTAAACGTTGGTACGATCGGTCACGTTGACCATGGTAAGACAACTCTTACAGCAGCACTAACAATTGTACAAGGTAAGAAGTTTGGTGGGGATATCAAAGATTTCGCATCTATCGATAACGCACCAGAAGAAAGAGATCGTGGTATCACTATCTCAACTTCACACGTTGAATATGAATCAGATACACGTCACTACGCACACGTAGACTGCCCAGGTCACGCCGACTATGTTAAAAACATGATCACTGGTGCTGCACAGATGGACGGAGCAATCCTAGTATGTTCAGCAGCAGACGGACCAATGCCACAGACACGTGAGCACATCCTTCTATCACGTCAGGTAGGTGTACCATACATCGTAGTATTCCTAAACAAAGCTGACATGGTTGACGACGAAGAGCTAATGGAGCTAGTAGAAATGGAAGTTCGTGAACTTCTAGATATGTACGAATTCCCAGGTGACGATACTCCAGTAATCATCGGTTCAGCTACTTTAGCAATCGCTGGTGACGAATCAGAGATCGGTGCTCCTGCTATCGGACGTTTAGTAGACGCTCTAGATGCATACATCCCAGATCCTACTCGTGAAACAGACAAGCCATTCCTAATGCCTGTAGAAGACATCTTCTCAATCCAAGGTCGTGGAACAGTAGCAACTGGACGTGTAGAAACTGGTGTAGTAAAAGTTGGTGAAGAAATCGAAATCGTAGGTATTCGCCCAACTCAAACAACAACAGTTACTGGTGTAGAAATGTTCCGTAAGCTTCTAGACCAAGGTGAAGCTGGTGACAACGTAGGTATCCTATTACGTGGTACTAAGCGTGAAGACATCGAGCGTGGTCAAGTTCTAGCACACAAAGGTTCTGTTACTCCACATACTAAGTTTGAAGCAGAAGTATATGTACTAGGTAAAGATGAAGGTGGACGTCACACTCCATTCTTTAACGGATACCGTCCACAGTTCTACTTCCGTACAACGGATGTAACTGGTGCATGTGAATTACCAGCAGGAACAGAAATGGTAATGCCTGGTGATAACGTACAAATGACTGTAGAGTTAATCAACCCAATCGCGATGTCAGAAGGTTTACGTTTTGCCATCCGTGAAGGTGGACGTACAGTTGGTGCAGGTGTTGTTGCTAAAATTATTGACTAATTTTAGATAACAAACATTTGTTATAAAAAAGGGAGCTTAGGCTCCCTTTTTTTGTCCAAATTTTAAGGCGGATAGTTGGCCAAAGTAATAAGTGTATTTATATGGGTATAGTTGAAAGGTGAATTTATGAAAATAAATCATTAAGTGTTGAATGATTTATATGTTCTCAATTATCAAATCTAAAATACCAGGCCTGGTAAAACTGTATTTCAATCTCATGAATGCCTAATGCACAGGTATAACTACTAGAAATGATAGATGTGAAATGAGAAGGCTAAAAATAATTTATGTTTATAAAGTAAAGTTGAAAGTTTAAATATGTAGTTATAATTTTTTAAGAGTCTAGTTTGTTAATGCTTCAGGGTGCTAGCTGAGTTGAGATTGAGTGTTTTTTTACATAAAAAAGGTTTCTTTATTTGAATGTTATAAGGGCTTGTTTTTATTTAATTTACTTGCTATAATCCGCTCCCTTAGTTTGTACGCCGCTAAATAGGCGTGCTTTTCTATATTCTAAATAAAAGAGAATAAATTATGGCGACTCAAAATATTCGTATTCGCTTGAAAGCGTTTGATCACCGTTTGATTGATCAATCAGCTCGAGAAATTACGGAAACTGCAAAAAGAACTGGTGCGCAAGTACGCGGTCCAATTCCAATGCCAACTCGTAAAGAGCGTTTTACAATTTTGATCTCACCGCACGTAAACAAAGATGCTCGTGATCAGTACGAAATTCGTACTCATAAGCGTTTGTTAGACATCGTTGATCCTACTGAAAAAACAGTAGATGCATTAATGAAGTTAGACTTAGCGGCCGGTGTAGACGTTCAATTGGAACTACGTTAATTCGTAGATAGCTAGTCATCAATCGTAATGACAAGCAACACTATAATAATGAGGTAATGATATGAGTATTGGTATCATTGGTAAAAAAATCGGAATGACTCGTGTTTTTAATAACGAAGGTATTTCAACTCCTGTAACAGTTGTTGAAGTGTCACCTAATCGTATTACACAGATTAAAACATTAGAAACTGATGGTTATTCTGCGATTCAGGTTACTACTGGATCAGTGCATGCAGGTCGCGTAAGCAAGCCTGCTGCTGGGCATTTTGCGAAAGCAGGTGTTGAAGCTGGTAAGGGTCTTTGGGAATTCCGTGCTGAAGAAGCAGATATGGAAGGACTAGAGGTAGGTTCTGAGTTAACTGTAGAGCGTTTCAATGAAATTGCTGTGGTTGATGTAACTGGTACTACTAAAGGTAAAGGTTTCCAAGGTGGTATTAAACGTCATAACTTCAGTATGCAAGATGCTACTCACGGTAACTCGATCTCTCACCGTTCAAACGGTTCAATCGGGCAAAACCAAACTCCAGGTCGTGTTTTCAAAGGTAAGAAAATGTCTGGTCACATGGGTGATGTTCGTCAAACAACACAGAACTTAGATTTAGTGAAAGTTGATGCAGAGAATGGTCTGTTATTGATTAAGGGTGCAGTCCCTGGTGCTAAAAACAGTACTGTCATTGTTCGTAAAGCTGTTAAGTAAGGTGGGCATGATGGATTTAAAATTAATCGAATTAGCTTCAGGTAAAGAAAACGGTACAGTTGCTGTTTCTGATGCCTTATTTGGTGTGGACTTCAATGAAGCTCTAGTACACCAAGTAGTGACTGCATATATGAATGCAGGACGTCAAGGAACTAAGGGTCAAAAGAACCGCGCTGCTGTAAGTGGTGGTGGTGCTAAGCCTTGGAACCAAAAAGGAACTGGTCGTGCACGTGCTGGTACTATCCGTAGCCCTATCTGG
Encoded here:
- the fusA gene encoding elongation factor G, encoding MARTTPLDRYRNIGIMAHIDAGKTTTTERILYYTGVSHKIGEVHDGGATMDWMEQEQERGITITSAATTCHWSGMAKQYPQHRINIIDTPGHVDFTIEVERSLRVLDGAVTCFCSVSGVEPQSETVWRQADKYGVPRMGFVNKMDRAGANFLNVNQMVIDRLGATPVPMQLPIGAEETFRGVVDLVKMKAIYWAEENMGMEYTYEEIPEDMADLAAEWREKMVETAAEASEELMDKYLDEGDLSEEDIKAGIRQRCIDVEIVPMFCGSAFKNKGVQTLLDAVIDYMPAPMDVPAIQGELEDGTTAERHSTDDEPFASLAFKIMTDPYVGTLTFFRVYSGVLAAGSPVYNSVKAKRERVGRILQMHSNSREEIKEVRAGDIACAVGLKDTTTGDTLCDPDNRIILERMEFPEPVISIAIEPKTKADQEKMGIALQKLAAEDPSFRVHSDEETNQTIISGMGELHLDIIVDRMKREFSVEANVGAPQVSYRETIKTAVEADGKFVRQSGGRGQYGHVVFKIYPREAGSGFEFVNSIVGGAVPREYIGAVEKGAKAQLESGVIAGFPMVDVGVELIDGSYHDVDSNEMAFSVAAGMGIKNGTQQANPVILEPIMAVEVTTPEEYMGDIIGDLNRRRGMVSSMDDIPTGKSIKAEVPLSEMFGYSNSMRSLTQGRANYSMVFEKYNDAPRNIQEEIIASAKKGS
- the rpsJ gene encoding 30S ribosomal protein S10; translated protein: MATQNIRIRLKAFDHRLIDQSAREITETAKRTGAQVRGPIPMPTRKERFTILISPHVNKDARDQYEIRTHKRLLDIVDPTEKTVDALMKLDLAAGVDVQLELR
- the rpsL gene encoding 30S ribosomal protein S12; this encodes MATINQLVRKPRKDKRKVSNVAALQACPQRRGVCTRVYTTTPKKPNSALRKVARVRLTNGYEVASYIGGEGHNLQEHSVILIRGGRVKDLPGVRYHTVRGALDCAGVSDRKQGRSKYGAKRPKG
- the rpsG gene encoding 30S ribosomal protein S7; the protein is MARRREIPKRQVLPDPKFGDTTLTKFVNMIMVSGKKAVAEKIVYDALDVLVERKKGGDHAALLREALDNIGPMVEVKSRRVGGATYQVPVEVRPDRKTALAMRWLVEASRKRSEKGMMLRLAGELGDALENRGSAIKKKEDTHRMAEANKAFSHFRW
- the rplC gene encoding 50S ribosomal protein L3, with protein sequence MSIGIIGKKIGMTRVFNNEGISTPVTVVEVSPNRITQIKTLETDGYSAIQVTTGSVHAGRVSKPAAGHFAKAGVEAGKGLWEFRAEEADMEGLEVGSELTVERFNEIAVVDVTGTTKGKGFQGGIKRHNFSMQDATHGNSISHRSNGSIGQNQTPGRVFKGKKMSGHMGDVRQTTQNLDLVKVDAENGLLLIKGAVPGAKNSTVIVRKAVK
- the tuf gene encoding elongation factor Tu, with product MAKEKFERAKLHVNVGTIGHVDHGKTTLTAALTIVQGKKFGGDIKDFASIDNAPEERDRGITISTSHVEYESDTRHYAHVDCPGHADYVKNMITGAAQMDGAILVCSAADGPMPQTREHILLSRQVGVPYIVVFLNKADMVDDEELMELVEMEVRELLDMYEFPGDDTPVIIGSATLAIAGDESEIGAPAIGRLVDALDAYIPDPTRETDKPFLMPVEDIFSIQGRGTVATGRVETGVVKVGEEIEIVGIRPTQTTTVTGVEMFRKLLDQGEAGDNVGILLRGTKREDIERGQVLAHKGSVTPHTKFEAEVYVLGKDEGGRHTPFFNGYRPQFYFRTTDVTGACELPAGTEMVMPGDNVQMTVELINPIAMSEGLRFAIREGGRTVGAGVVAKIID